The proteins below are encoded in one region of Phycicoccus sp. M110.8:
- a CDS encoding zinc-binding dehydrogenase: protein MLAVYAKSQSADDPLSGLEVGERPDPSPREGWATVTLRTAGLNHHDVWSLKGVGLSADRLPMILGCDGAGVDEDGNEVIVHAVVPSDGWQGDETLDPRRTLLSELHDGTLAEKVALPRHNLVPKPEGLSWEHAACLSTAWLTAYRMLFTNAGLTPGATVLVQGAGGGVATALVQLGEAAGYRMWVTSRDESKAQRALEIGADRAFANRERLPERVDAVMETVGAATWSHSVNSLNPGGTIVISGATSGDAPAKAELTKIFFKQLRVVGSTMGTRLELERLARFVVQRGIEPVVDSVLPLADARTGFERMANGEVFGKVVFTVS, encoded by the coding sequence ATGCTCGCCGTCTACGCGAAGTCCCAGTCCGCCGACGACCCGCTGTCCGGCCTGGAGGTGGGGGAGCGCCCCGACCCCAGTCCGCGCGAGGGATGGGCCACCGTCACGCTGCGCACCGCCGGCCTGAACCACCACGACGTCTGGTCGCTCAAGGGCGTCGGGCTGTCCGCCGACCGGCTGCCGATGATCCTCGGCTGCGACGGTGCAGGGGTGGACGAGGACGGCAACGAGGTCATCGTCCACGCCGTCGTGCCCAGCGACGGCTGGCAGGGCGACGAGACCCTCGACCCCCGGCGCACGCTGTTGTCCGAGCTTCACGACGGCACGCTGGCCGAGAAGGTCGCCCTGCCGCGGCACAACCTGGTGCCCAAGCCCGAGGGCCTGTCCTGGGAGCACGCGGCCTGCCTGTCCACGGCGTGGCTCACGGCATACCGGATGCTGTTCACGAACGCCGGGCTCACGCCCGGCGCGACCGTGCTCGTACAGGGCGCTGGTGGCGGCGTCGCCACCGCCCTGGTGCAGCTGGGCGAGGCCGCCGGCTACCGCATGTGGGTCACCTCGCGCGACGAGTCCAAGGCGCAGCGCGCGCTCGAGATCGGCGCAGACCGGGCGTTCGCGAACCGCGAGCGGCTGCCCGAGCGGGTCGACGCGGTGATGGAGACCGTCGGCGCGGCGACCTGGTCGCACTCGGTGAACTCGTTGAACCCCGGCGGGACGATCGTGATCTCGGGTGCCACCTCGGGCGATGCCCCGGCCAAGGCGGAGCTGACCAAGATCTTCTTCAAGCAGCTGCGGGTCGTCGGCTCGACCATGGGCACCCGTCTCGAGCTGGAACGGCTGGCGCGGTTCGTGGTGCAGCGCGGGATCGAGCCGGTGGTGGACAGCGTCCTGCCGCTGGCGGACGCGCGCACCGGGTTCGAGCGGATGGCGAACGGTGAGGTGTTCGGCAAGGTCGTCTTCACCGTCTCGTGA
- a CDS encoding nucleotidyltransferase family protein, translating into MGSGTPGGQAELRQDEAVLLAHALVARLAEQVGARALFIKGPTAVAQGVRPPRGSSDVDVLVEPSAFPAMCAATESAGWQLRTPIGTLRYAGEFAFDHSAHYIHTEWPIDVDIHYSFPGFLAEPESVFGALWARRTTVEVAGRAVPTPDLLGQSLVVGLHALRDPEKPQSQEDLAHLAAALGDLGAADRDALRDLARDAGASRSGAEVLRLAGVEPYPLSPREAQRVTDWELRQQGHGIATAWLFELGRAPWRDRPVVLRRALFPPAEHFVASTSASGLTRAQLAGLRLRRWGRGVVGVPHALGVLLRRRRTRRPTV; encoded by the coding sequence GTGGGCAGCGGCACTCCCGGCGGTCAGGCCGAGCTCCGCCAGGACGAGGCGGTGCTCCTGGCCCACGCCCTGGTCGCACGGCTCGCGGAGCAGGTGGGCGCCCGGGCGCTCTTCATCAAGGGCCCTACCGCGGTGGCGCAGGGCGTGCGACCGCCGCGCGGCTCGAGCGACGTCGACGTCCTGGTCGAGCCGTCGGCCTTCCCAGCCATGTGCGCGGCGACGGAATCGGCCGGCTGGCAGCTGCGCACCCCTATCGGGACGCTGCGGTATGCCGGTGAGTTCGCCTTCGACCACTCCGCCCACTACATCCACACCGAGTGGCCCATCGACGTCGACATCCACTACAGCTTCCCGGGCTTCCTCGCCGAACCCGAGTCGGTCTTCGGGGCACTCTGGGCACGCCGGACCACCGTCGAGGTCGCGGGACGGGCTGTGCCCACGCCAGACCTACTGGGGCAGTCCCTGGTCGTGGGACTCCACGCCCTCAGAGACCCCGAGAAGCCGCAGTCGCAGGAGGATCTGGCGCACCTGGCGGCCGCCCTGGGGGATCTCGGAGCCGCCGACCGTGACGCGCTCCGAGACCTTGCTCGGGACGCGGGAGCCTCACGATCGGGCGCAGAAGTCCTCCGCCTGGCCGGCGTCGAGCCATACCCCTTGTCGCCCCGAGAAGCGCAGCGGGTCACCGACTGGGAGCTGCGACAGCAGGGCCACGGCATTGCGACGGCGTGGCTCTTCGAGCTCGGCCGCGCGCCGTGGCGTGATCGGCCCGTAGTCCTCCGCCGAGCGCTCTTCCCGCCGGCCGAGCACTTCGTCGCGTCCACCTCCGCTTCAGGACTGACCCGCGCGCAGCTCGCTGGTCTTCGCCTGCGCCGGTGGGGCCGAGGGGTCGTCGGCGTCCCCCACGCGCTCGGGGTGCTGCTTCGCCGCCGCCGGACCCGGCGTCCCACCGTTTAG
- a CDS encoding HNH endonuclease signature motif containing protein — translation MAIHHTDLPPAGADPAGRPVLGGVRAGVAALGGSVPERIWALTDDEVAQSLSGLADLATATSALLVAVLAEAGQRSLGSGEGWGTVDWAKAQAPMLPVRMLLDAHEVARAMGDLRLSEVLDAVSAGASCGARDESHRESVLPVGKAAQLVRLHATLRGLAEAEHLESATRELLDGAQGPGGLSEKDVATAVRRTADLLRPDRLVEHDADVRRAHRSLAKSRGPCGMSRYTLLLDEEGAAVVDAAVDALSRPRPDADTGEHDPRTPAARRADALVDLVARAVAAPDGQPKQPKAMVAVTVPLEVLQRRCRGAGVLPDGSHLTAETVRRLACDAHVVPAVLGSHGEVLEQGQAVRLFTRPQVRHLWQRDRHCTFPGCSKPPGWTDAHHLVHWVDDGPSDVGNAALLCRAHHTVVHRERYGGRVEAGPRGPRVVWDLRPDSYDAYLEQFRLQCARAGSPPRP, via the coding sequence ATGGCGATCCACCACACCGACCTGCCGCCCGCGGGAGCTGACCCCGCAGGGCGGCCGGTGCTTGGTGGGGTGCGAGCGGGTGTGGCCGCGCTGGGTGGGTCGGTGCCCGAGCGCATCTGGGCACTGACCGACGACGAAGTGGCGCAGTCGTTGAGTGGGCTCGCCGACCTTGCCACCGCGACCTCGGCGCTGCTGGTGGCGGTGCTGGCCGAAGCGGGACAGCGCAGTCTCGGCAGTGGGGAGGGATGGGGCACGGTCGACTGGGCGAAGGCGCAGGCGCCGATGCTGCCGGTCCGGATGCTGCTCGACGCCCATGAGGTGGCTCGGGCGATGGGCGACCTGCGGCTGTCCGAAGTGCTCGACGCAGTAAGCGCCGGTGCGTCGTGCGGAGCCCGTGACGAGTCACATCGAGAGTCGGTGCTCCCGGTCGGGAAGGCCGCGCAGCTGGTGCGTCTTCACGCCACGCTGCGGGGGTTGGCAGAGGCGGAGCACCTGGAGTCGGCCACCCGGGAGCTCCTCGATGGGGCCCAGGGTCCGGGTGGGCTCAGCGAGAAGGACGTCGCGACAGCCGTGCGCCGCACCGCAGACCTGCTGCGTCCTGATCGGCTGGTGGAGCACGATGCCGATGTCCGGCGGGCCCACCGGTCACTGGCCAAGTCCAGGGGGCCGTGCGGGATGTCGCGTTACACGCTCCTCCTCGACGAGGAGGGCGCTGCCGTTGTCGACGCAGCGGTCGACGCGCTGTCCCGTCCCCGACCCGATGCCGACACGGGCGAGCACGATCCGCGCACACCTGCTGCTCGACGCGCAGACGCCCTGGTCGACCTTGTCGCTCGTGCCGTGGCCGCGCCCGACGGGCAGCCCAAGCAGCCCAAGGCCATGGTGGCGGTGACCGTGCCCCTCGAGGTGCTGCAGCGGCGGTGTCGCGGCGCAGGTGTCCTGCCAGACGGCTCGCACCTCACTGCCGAGACGGTGAGAAGGCTCGCGTGCGATGCGCACGTGGTCCCGGCGGTGCTGGGTAGCCACGGCGAGGTCCTGGAGCAGGGGCAGGCTGTACGCCTGTTCACGCGACCGCAGGTGCGCCACCTCTGGCAGAGGGATCGGCACTGCACGTTCCCAGGATGCTCCAAGCCGCCCGGGTGGACCGACGCCCACCACCTCGTCCACTGGGTCGACGACGGGCCGAGCGACGTCGGCAACGCCGCGTTGTTGTGCCGGGCTCACCACACGGTCGTGCACCGGGAACGCTATGGCGGTCGGGTGGAGGCAGGGCCGCGCGGCCCGCGGGTGGTCTGGGACCTCAGGCCCGACTCGTATGACGCCTACCTGGAACAGTTCCGTCTGCAGTGCGCTCGGGCAGGATCGCCGCCCCGACCATGA
- the rfbD gene encoding dTDP-4-dehydrorhamnose reductase has product MTRWAVTGAGGQLGLDLQVALAVSGVDEKSVTALERSDLDVTDRDAVREAVRGHDVVVNCAAYTKVDAAETHEAEAFAVNAVGAANIAAACRETGTRLVHVSTDYVFSGDAQEPYAEDAPLDPKSAYGRTKAAGEWAVEAHCPQSWIVRTAWLYGGGGPNFVKTMARLAAERDTLSVVDDQRGQPTWTMDVAEAILRLVGERAPYGVWHATSQGETTWCGFARAVFEGLGHDPERVQGITSDQYPVPAPRPAYSVLGHDAWRMARIAPLPNWRESLAKALPDVVALQPPAPPQA; this is encoded by the coding sequence GTGACCCGCTGGGCCGTCACCGGCGCCGGGGGCCAGCTCGGGCTCGACCTCCAGGTGGCGCTGGCGGTGTCGGGTGTCGACGAGAAGTCCGTGACCGCTCTCGAGCGCTCCGACCTCGACGTCACCGACCGTGATGCCGTCCGCGAGGCCGTCCGCGGCCACGACGTCGTCGTCAACTGCGCTGCCTACACCAAGGTCGACGCCGCGGAGACCCACGAGGCGGAGGCGTTCGCCGTCAATGCGGTGGGCGCGGCCAACATCGCCGCCGCATGCCGCGAGACCGGCACACGCCTGGTGCACGTCTCCACCGACTACGTCTTCTCCGGCGACGCCCAGGAGCCGTATGCCGAGGACGCACCGCTCGATCCCAAGTCGGCCTACGGACGCACCAAGGCCGCGGGCGAGTGGGCCGTCGAGGCGCACTGCCCGCAGTCGTGGATCGTCCGCACGGCCTGGCTCTACGGCGGTGGCGGCCCCAACTTCGTAAAGACAATGGCGAGGCTGGCGGCCGAGCGCGACACCCTGTCGGTCGTCGACGACCAGCGCGGCCAGCCCACGTGGACGATGGACGTGGCCGAGGCGATCCTGCGGCTGGTGGGCGAGCGGGCTCCCTACGGCGTCTGGCACGCCACGAGCCAGGGCGAGACGACGTGGTGCGGATTCGCGCGGGCGGTGTTCGAGGGGCTCGGTCACGACCCCGAGCGCGTGCAGGGAATCACGAGCGACCAGTACCCGGTACCCGCGCCGCGGCCGGCCTACTCAGTCCTTGGCCACGACGCGTGGCGGATGGCGAGGATCGCACCGCTGCCGAACTGGCGCGAGAGCCTGGCCAAGGCCCTGCCAGATGTCGTCGCGCTGCAGCCGCCAGCACCTCCCCAGGCCTGA